The Armatimonadota bacterium genome window below encodes:
- a CDS encoding DUF1990 family protein produces the protein MIEISEKTLLGLEKPTVTGAPEMMTGRALIEFNDSVVMGLGDSQSLFDQIADHMMRGDYYPPEIIVFEGEFRRERRDIRKGDRILQLARLPFLFGYRTRTVTEISVAERRENYCRIGYYTTSRHFAKGWWQATLKWEDDEYTLMVECQARPQSLVYWLAVPVARYMQERARKAAMSRFATWV, from the coding sequence ATGATTGAAATTAGTGAAAAAACTCTTCTTGGACTTGAAAAGCCAACAGTTACAGGGGCACCGGAGATGATGACGGGACGGGCACTGATTGAGTTTAATGACTCCGTGGTCATGGGTCTCGGAGATAGTCAGAGCCTCTTTGACCAGATTGCGGACCACATGATGCGCGGCGATTACTACCCACCGGAGATCATTGTTTTCGAAGGCGAGTTTCGCCGTGAAAGGCGAGATATTCGAAAAGGAGACCGTATTCTGCAGTTGGCAAGGCTTCCGTTCCTGTTCGGATATCGCACGCGAACGGTCACGGAGATTTCTGTTGCGGAGAGACGAGAGAACTATTGTCGTATCGGCTACTACACGACGTCGAGGCATTTTGCCAAGGGCTGGTGGCAGGCGACTTTGAAGTGGGAAGACGATGAATACACACTTATGGTGGAGTGCCAAGCTCGGCCGCAAAGCTTGGTTTACTGGTTGGCGGTCCCGGTCGCTAGGTACATGCAAGAGCGTGCGCGAAAGGCGGCGATGTCACGCTTTGCTACCTGGGTGTAG
- a CDS encoding DUF1731 domain-containing protein — protein MKVLIPGGSGHVGQILVPFLTKSGHEVRVLSRKGDLAWNPRYPDSLVHHLDWADAIINLAGRSVNCRYNAKNLAEMMESRVQSVEAVSEALTDCAYPPTVWLQASTATIYSHRLDAPNDEQTGRIDPIVGPPKWQASERIALAWEAALFADSHPRIRKVALRSAMTMSATPGSVFDVMAKLARCGLLGTYSDGKQYVSWIHELDFCRAVELLLGDTSLDGPVNLCSPHPLPNREFNRILREAVGSHFGLHSPKWALEIGAAMMKTETELILKSRRVIPKRLLDHGFRFDYSDWQPAAQDLAKRLKAEG, from the coding sequence ATGAAGGTTCTCATCCCCGGCGGGAGCGGACACGTGGGGCAAATACTAGTTCCTTTCCTCACAAAGAGCGGCCACGAAGTCAGAGTTCTTTCGCGCAAAGGAGACCTTGCCTGGAACCCTCGGTACCCCGATAGTTTGGTTCATCACCTGGACTGGGCCGATGCAATCATCAACCTCGCCGGTCGAAGCGTCAATTGCCGCTACAACGCAAAGAATCTCGCCGAAATGATGGAGAGTCGAGTTCAATCGGTCGAAGCAGTCTCCGAAGCTCTGACCGATTGTGCTTACCCGCCGACCGTTTGGCTCCAAGCCAGCACCGCCACCATCTATTCGCACCGGCTCGATGCTCCCAATGACGAGCAAACCGGGCGCATTGACCCGATAGTTGGACCCCCTAAGTGGCAAGCTTCCGAACGAATCGCGCTCGCTTGGGAGGCGGCACTTTTCGCCGATAGCCATCCAAGAATTCGAAAAGTAGCCCTGCGCTCTGCGATGACCATGTCCGCGACTCCGGGGAGTGTGTTCGATGTCATGGCTAAACTCGCTCGGTGCGGGCTACTTGGCACCTACAGCGACGGTAAGCAATATGTGAGTTGGATTCATGAACTCGATTTCTGCCGAGCGGTAGAACTGCTTCTCGGAGACACATCCCTGGACGGCCCCGTCAACCTCTGCTCGCCACATCCACTGCCGAACAGGGAGTTCAACCGAATTCTGCGCGAAGCCGTCGGCTCTCATTTCGGCCTTCACTCCCCGAAATGGGCCCTCGAAATCGGTGCCGCAATGATGAAGACCGAGACCGAACTCATCCTCAAAAGCCGCCGAGTGATCCCGAAGCGCCTACTCGACCACGGGTTCAGATTTGACTATTCCGACTGGCAGCCAGCTGCCCAAGACTTAGCCAAACGGCTGAAAGCTGAAGGCTGA